A single genomic interval of Legionella israelensis harbors:
- a CDS encoding TIGR03747 family integrating conjugative element membrane protein — protein MAVVKQYSRRMTLHLALVVFLGWLCLLIWAVSQWALYGYSQAFNNVSSLVDNQRQAITPVYRGSLLSALPLEPRFQLSLDHPYLAKLSFNEITADLVTKAQQFIKLMLLSSQCMLIKLMILLAAMPLFALAMLAGLVDGLNQRAIRTACLGRESSYVFHRLNHYFRKGLVIVLMIWLSMPISITPAYVFIPISLMLALMVAMTASRFKKYL, from the coding sequence ATGGCAGTAGTAAAACAATATTCCAGAAGAATGACGTTGCACCTTGCCCTGGTGGTCTTTTTGGGCTGGTTATGTTTGCTCATATGGGCCGTAAGTCAATGGGCATTATATGGATATTCCCAAGCTTTCAATAATGTAAGCTCACTGGTAGACAATCAAAGACAAGCAATCACACCAGTATATCGAGGATCATTATTATCAGCCCTGCCTTTGGAACCCCGTTTTCAGTTATCACTGGATCACCCTTATCTTGCCAAACTTTCCTTTAACGAAATAACCGCTGATTTGGTCACGAAAGCACAACAATTTATCAAGCTGATGCTGCTTTCCAGCCAGTGCATGTTAATCAAACTCATGATTCTTTTGGCTGCCATGCCCTTATTTGCTCTGGCTATGCTCGCAGGATTAGTTGATGGTTTAAACCAAAGAGCCATCCGCACGGCCTGTCTTGGTCGTGAGTCATCTTATGTTTTTCACCGTTTAAATCACTACTTCAGGAAAGGTTTAGTCATTGTATTAATGATCTGGCTTTCGATGCCTATCAGTATCACACCAGCTTATGTGTTTATACCGATTAGTCTCATGTTGGCGCTGATGGTAGCGATGACCGCCAGTCGATTTAAGAAATATTTATAA
- a CDS encoding PFL_4695 family integrating conjugative element protein — protein MMRVLFLMLIAFNAFSLQVIPLTLGHSETSSQLDLSSPIGVPAKSKATFGKIDAKKVNTSVFHNAVFVIGADRLSKQWLVQHQKQLQDMQAIGFITNVDDFETIIQLQEQSQLPLLPVNVDPLMQLIGVSHYPIVIAEGQVWQ, from the coding sequence ATGATGCGTGTTTTGTTTTTGATGCTGATTGCGTTTAACGCATTTAGTCTGCAGGTGATTCCTTTAACGCTTGGCCACTCTGAAACATCCAGTCAGCTGGACTTATCCAGTCCCATTGGTGTGCCAGCTAAAAGCAAAGCTACCTTCGGTAAGATAGATGCCAAGAAAGTTAATACCAGTGTATTTCATAACGCTGTATTTGTGATTGGCGCTGATCGTCTTTCAAAGCAGTGGTTAGTTCAACATCAAAAACAATTACAGGATATGCAAGCCATTGGGTTTATCACTAATGTCGATGACTTTGAAACCATCATTCAACTACAGGAACAAAGCCAATTACCTTTGCTACCGGTCAATGTTGATCCTTTGATGCAATTAATCGGTGTCAGTCATTACCCCATTGTCATTGCTGAGGGTCAAGTATGGCAGTAG
- a CDS encoding TIGR03759 family integrating conjugative element protein — translation MAKLAALTLGLIFSSAASAGLSIPGIINPSIKSEDNALAKAGVTEIQDEVIDEKDFELSDSQKHEAKVWQLSEAEEKRYIQLMQSRSGVYYQGLRMSPIDILGLNARDDTEREHFAELAAIQEAQKVAQNIAWNNAFYQAYNKLFKDVPVVGDFDPSPYSPYAHQPIQLKSGERLYLFIKADDAVKTILMQLIDSVSRTPNTQLNLFFVDMDSDAIQLWANRQQIPLTLVNSQQVTLHDGTQQFEALTVKKKHTPLLLLSNGKASQIVDMGRF, via the coding sequence ATGGCTAAGTTAGCGGCTTTGACTTTGGGATTGATTTTTAGCTCCGCTGCTTCTGCCGGCCTTTCTATTCCTGGGATTATCAATCCTTCCATTAAAAGTGAAGATAATGCGCTGGCCAAAGCGGGCGTAACTGAAATTCAGGATGAAGTGATTGATGAGAAAGACTTTGAACTTTCTGATAGCCAGAAGCATGAAGCTAAGGTTTGGCAATTATCGGAAGCTGAAGAAAAGCGCTATATCCAGTTAATGCAAAGTCGTAGCGGTGTTTATTACCAAGGGCTTCGCATGAGTCCGATTGATATTTTAGGACTAAATGCCCGTGATGATACAGAGCGGGAACACTTCGCCGAACTTGCCGCCATTCAAGAAGCGCAGAAAGTGGCTCAAAACATCGCCTGGAACAATGCCTTTTATCAGGCGTATAACAAGCTTTTTAAAGATGTGCCAGTTGTTGGTGATTTTGATCCATCCCCCTACTCACCCTATGCCCATCAGCCAATTCAGTTGAAATCAGGCGAACGCTTGTATTTGTTTATTAAAGCCGACGATGCGGTAAAAACCATTTTAATGCAACTCATAGATAGCGTTAGCCGAACACCCAATACCCAATTAAACCTATTTTTTGTTGATATGGATTCGGATGCCATTCAACTATGGGCTAACCGTCAGCAGATTCCATTGACATTGGTCAATTCTCAGCAAGTTACTTTGCACGATGGTACACAACAATTTGAAGCCTTAACGGTTAAGAAAAAACATACTCCGCTCTTGTTGTTATCCAATGGTAAAGCCTCTCAGATTGTCGATATGGGGAGGTTTTAA
- a CDS encoding carbon storage regulator has product MLILNRTIDQSIFLDKGRIQIKVIKINGGQVHLGFTASKQVDIVREEIFYRNQGKPTNSKGLAESIK; this is encoded by the coding sequence ATGCTCATATTGAATAGAACCATAGATCAAAGCATTTTTCTCGATAAAGGACGAATACAAATCAAAGTCATCAAAATAAATGGAGGCCAAGTACACCTGGGTTTTACCGCTTCTAAGCAAGTTGACATTGTTCGAGAAGAAATATTTTACAGAAATCAGGGTAAACCAACGAATTCCAAAGGCTTAGCAGAATCCATCAAATAA